The Sediminispirochaeta smaragdinae DSM 11293 genome has a segment encoding these proteins:
- a CDS encoding FAD-dependent oxidoreductase, translated as MFSMKWPYPIECNQEERVKTDVLVIGGGISGCMAAISAAKQGAKVALLEKGATIRSGAGGSGCDHWESATTNPCSTVSPEEITQAMIDDNDGYNNGISHYIECREGWDCLREIEKMGGKIRDTEDEFLGADFRDPETKLMFAYDLKNKFTIRIWGSTFKPVLYKELKRLGVKIYDRIMVTSLLTEGGEIGKRVIGCTGFHVRTGKHLVVSSKATVLATSRPARIWLFSPAYPGLCEFRPTQCVGDGHAMGWRAGAAFSMMEKSVTAEFSAAGRSFPPYGTGNNHNTWYPASMCDARGKPIPYLDRDGKELKEFSDRYRPAAGQQYFLKGGSIDYPKYEYDGPETIDQKKLLSMGYKLPFYADLTTMPELERKAIWGMMVGEEGKTKIPIYQNYTERGFDPTRHVLQAYGGGWKSASFLPQERQLFGLPGGFLNDWNLATNLEGLFVAGDALFASNCFGHAAATGSYAGRHASAYAKNVQHLVPCEKQIAKERSRTYASLGAEGQERYSWKELNMAIAKTMQNYCGDPKCDDLLETGLDVFRHYETNILPHLYSRNPHELMRTLEVENILTNAQIILRSCLQRKSSSRALCFNRADYPEMDPERDRRFFTIRLTKSGVDMGSVPLRYYGDLSRNYEKYNGNYIAE; from the coding sequence ATGTTTTCTATGAAGTGGCCCTATCCCATAGAATGTAATCAGGAAGAGCGGGTTAAAACCGATGTACTAGTCATCGGCGGTGGAATATCCGGGTGTATGGCCGCTATCTCTGCAGCAAAACAGGGAGCGAAGGTAGCACTTCTGGAAAAAGGTGCAACCATAAGAAGCGGCGCCGGTGGATCGGGCTGTGATCACTGGGAATCGGCTACAACGAACCCTTGCAGCACGGTTAGTCCGGAGGAGATCACCCAGGCTATGATCGATGATAATGATGGGTATAATAATGGAATTTCTCATTATATCGAATGCCGGGAAGGATGGGATTGTCTCCGGGAGATCGAAAAAATGGGAGGGAAAATTCGGGATACCGAGGATGAATTTCTCGGGGCGGATTTCCGTGATCCGGAAACCAAATTGATGTTTGCGTATGATCTAAAGAATAAATTTACCATTCGAATTTGGGGATCTACCTTCAAGCCTGTTTTGTACAAAGAATTAAAGCGTCTTGGTGTAAAAATATACGACCGGATTATGGTTACGTCTCTTCTGACAGAAGGCGGAGAAATCGGTAAGCGTGTCATAGGCTGTACAGGCTTTCATGTTCGTACCGGAAAGCATCTGGTTGTTTCCTCTAAGGCCACTGTCCTTGCCACCTCCCGTCCCGCAAGAATTTGGCTGTTTTCCCCTGCATACCCGGGCCTTTGTGAATTCAGACCGACCCAGTGTGTCGGAGATGGACATGCCATGGGATGGCGAGCCGGTGCGGCGTTTTCGATGATGGAAAAGTCGGTAACCGCAGAGTTCTCTGCAGCGGGGAGGAGTTTCCCCCCCTATGGTACGGGTAATAACCACAATACCTGGTATCCTGCTTCCATGTGTGATGCCAGAGGAAAGCCAATTCCCTATCTCGACAGAGACGGTAAGGAGTTAAAAGAATTCAGCGACCGCTATCGTCCTGCTGCCGGTCAACAGTACTTTCTCAAAGGTGGATCCATTGATTACCCGAAGTATGAGTACGATGGACCGGAGACCATAGACCAAAAGAAGCTCCTTTCGATGGGGTATAAGCTCCCATTCTATGCTGACCTCACCACGATGCCCGAACTGGAACGAAAGGCCATCTGGGGCATGATGGTGGGAGAAGAGGGAAAGACAAAGATCCCCATTTATCAAAACTATACTGAACGTGGGTTTGACCCCACCCGTCATGTTCTGCAGGCGTATGGAGGTGGATGGAAATCTGCATCGTTTCTTCCCCAGGAACGACAGCTATTCGGATTGCCTGGCGGTTTCCTGAATGACTGGAATTTAGCAACAAATCTTGAGGGCCTTTTTGTAGCTGGCGACGCACTTTTTGCCTCCAACTGTTTCGGTCATGCTGCGGCCACAGGAAGCTATGCCGGACGCCACGCTTCAGCATATGCAAAGAACGTCCAGCACCTCGTTCCTTGTGAAAAGCAGATAGCGAAGGAGCGGAGTCGAACATATGCGTCCCTCGGTGCGGAAGGGCAAGAACGGTATTCCTGGAAAGAGCTCAATATGGCTATAGCCAAGACGATGCAAAACTATTGTGGTGATCCTAAATGCGACGATCTCTTGGAAACAGGCTTAGATGTCTTTCGGCACTATGAGACCAACATCCTTCCTCATCTCTATTCAAGGAATCCTCATGAGCTCATGAGGACCCTCGAGGTCGAAAACATACTTACGAATGCCCAGATCATCCTTAGATCCTGCTTACAACGGAAATCAAGTTCAAGGGCTCTCTGCTTTAACAGGGCCGATTATCCGGAAATGGACCCGGAACGGGATCGAAGGTTCTTTACCATACGATTGACCAAGTCCGGGGTGGATATGGGTTCGGTCCCCCTGAGATATTATGGAGATCTTTCTCGGAACTATGAGAAATACAATGGGAACTATATAGCGGAGTAA
- a CDS encoding 4Fe-4S dicluster domain-containing protein has translation MNIENICAGPDIASIEPISFNTERCIACNRCADVCQVDVLVPSLEKGKPPLVLFPGECWYCGCCVMECPTHAIQLRHPLMNQAHFRLKKELEDTLESE, from the coding sequence ATGAATATAGAAAATATATGTGCAGGCCCGGATATTGCATCAATTGAACCCATCTCCTTTAATACCGAACGATGCATAGCTTGTAACAGATGTGCCGATGTGTGTCAGGTTGATGTACTTGTTCCTTCTCTGGAAAAGGGCAAGCCCCCACTTGTCCTCTTCCCGGGTGAATGCTGGTACTGTGGCTGTTGTGTCATGGAGTGTCCCACTCATGCAATACAGCTTCGGCATCCTCTGATGAACCAGGCGCATTTTCGGCTGAAAAAGGAATTGGAAGATACCTTGGAAAGCGAATAA
- a CDS encoding polyprenyl synthetase family protein, translating into MQQYLSQQKQNLTEEIRRACRREAAAMEQKNPRASDLFTLLADFSTRGKMIRGSLVSLGAGLVAGEAPPAALPLGAAMELFQSALLIHDDIMDRDTMRRGQSTVHHYYALEAAKYGTDDAAHLGESLGICAGDVAIFLAFSLVNEAGLIAGNHHELVGLFSREMSIVGTAQMSDVAWSDGWGDPNLAEVISLYRYKTGRYTFSLPLSAGALIAGADRRFRDLLEEYGELLGILFQIRDDELGLFGESEEVGKPIGSDIAEGKKTLFYLMLKKAAEGEALSVLERIYGKGKAGIDEVRQIRKIAVSTGVLSSVETMMDDYKRKAEAVLDQILSFGIGREPWSGYLRQLLDYVCRRNS; encoded by the coding sequence ATGCAACAGTATCTCTCGCAGCAGAAACAAAACCTTACCGAAGAGATTCGGCGTGCCTGCCGCCGGGAAGCTGCGGCTATGGAACAGAAAAATCCTCGGGCCTCTGATCTTTTTACCCTACTTGCCGATTTCTCTACCCGAGGGAAAATGATTCGGGGTTCTCTTGTCTCCTTAGGGGCGGGGCTGGTCGCCGGTGAGGCCCCTCCTGCCGCACTTCCCCTCGGGGCGGCCATGGAACTTTTTCAGTCGGCGCTCCTTATCCACGACGATATCATGGATAGAGATACAATGAGACGTGGCCAATCAACCGTTCATCATTATTATGCCCTTGAGGCTGCAAAGTATGGGACAGATGATGCCGCCCACCTCGGTGAGAGTCTTGGTATCTGTGCCGGAGATGTTGCGATTTTTCTCGCCTTTTCGCTTGTCAACGAAGCAGGCCTTATTGCCGGCAACCACCATGAGCTTGTAGGACTCTTCAGCCGTGAGATGAGCATCGTGGGGACGGCTCAGATGAGCGACGTTGCATGGAGCGACGGATGGGGGGATCCGAACCTTGCGGAGGTCATTAGCCTGTATCGCTATAAAACAGGTCGCTATACCTTCTCCCTTCCCCTTTCCGCAGGGGCCCTTATCGCCGGTGCCGACAGGCGTTTTCGAGATCTATTGGAGGAGTACGGGGAACTTTTGGGAATCTTGTTTCAGATTCGTGATGATGAATTGGGGCTCTTCGGCGAGAGCGAAGAGGTCGGTAAACCCATCGGTTCGGATATAGCGGAAGGGAAAAAGACGTTATTTTACCTTATGCTAAAAAAGGCGGCTGAAGGAGAGGCCTTATCGGTGCTGGAACGTATCTACGGCAAGGGGAAGGCCGGTATTGATGAAGTGCGGCAAATTCGAAAGATAGCCGTGAGCACCGGAGTCCTCTCTTCTGTGGAAACAATGATGGATGATTACAAGCGGAAGGCTGAAGCCGTTCTTGACCAGATACTCTCTTTCGGCATAGGCCGCGAGCCGTGGAGCGGCTATCTCCGACAGCTCCTCGACTACGTCTGCCGCAGGAATAGCTGA
- a CDS encoding M23 family metallopeptidase encodes MEERLELLTEQIIHTLLARLGTGRASSSKPVKCQVNGLIPGTYTLSMVRINPKELLLQELVSTKTRGNVIFRSWTFRKEEKWYVAGMEKLGKPVFYRSIGQDLADLVRRNDTVSAVEASEGMYLVETAERAARNLGVELPSDYELKRNGLYPKSIRFLTKHSALVAVLLIAVGIGTILGLYALKIGSIESEMNKSVKAYTANIDDQVKSFLDDTEDEILGLINDVEKNRKNFEFDKRNAYLNVQRLAEELTRYTPARKRAYRLIADNILQSTTYSEIMYEMSRLPTEEYQARIFLATNRQSVIPLASFTPAIPGMLYPVRVDGENNDGRGFRITDGYMDRRENPLGTGGSSPHFAVDIINVSNIAYVSHAGEIIREGNPPGDVVAVAPGAICDTGWDDGYGWYIEINHGISDEVKALYPDAERWCSYYAHLDEKPTQAIGTKVEADALIGHIGNTGRSTGPHLHFEVRIYHKNGSYRSGDARYDKINPYPAERQEE; translated from the coding sequence ATGGAAGAACGACTGGAACTCTTGACCGAACAGATCATTCATACTCTTCTTGCACGGCTTGGTACCGGCCGGGCCTCCTCCTCAAAGCCCGTCAAATGCCAGGTCAATGGCCTTATACCAGGCACCTATACCCTCAGCATGGTAAGAATCAACCCAAAGGAGCTTTTACTCCAGGAACTTGTGTCCACAAAAACCAGAGGAAATGTCATTTTCCGCTCATGGACCTTTCGTAAAGAAGAAAAATGGTATGTCGCCGGCATGGAAAAACTCGGGAAACCGGTATTCTATCGAAGCATAGGCCAGGACCTCGCCGATCTTGTACGACGAAACGATACGGTTTCGGCAGTGGAAGCCAGCGAGGGAATGTATCTTGTCGAAACCGCCGAACGGGCCGCCAGAAACCTCGGAGTCGAACTTCCTTCCGACTATGAACTAAAGAGAAACGGACTCTATCCGAAGTCCATCCGCTTTCTCACAAAGCATTCCGCCCTGGTGGCGGTGCTTTTAATAGCCGTCGGTATAGGTACCATATTGGGGCTCTATGCCCTGAAGATCGGCTCGATAGAAAGCGAAATGAACAAATCGGTAAAGGCATATACGGCAAATATCGATGATCAGGTAAAGAGTTTCCTTGATGATACCGAAGATGAAATCCTCGGTTTGATCAACGATGTGGAAAAGAACCGGAAAAATTTTGAATTCGATAAACGGAACGCTTACCTCAATGTTCAAAGATTAGCAGAAGAGCTTACCCGTTACACACCGGCAAGAAAGCGTGCCTATAGACTCATTGCCGACAATATTCTTCAGAGCACTACCTACAGCGAAATCATGTACGAAATGAGCAGACTGCCGACCGAAGAGTACCAGGCGCGGATATTCCTTGCCACAAACCGGCAATCCGTCATCCCCCTGGCCTCTTTTACCCCGGCAATTCCCGGAATGCTTTACCCTGTTCGTGTGGATGGAGAAAACAACGACGGCAGAGGCTTTCGAATAACCGACGGCTACATGGATCGCAGGGAAAACCCTCTGGGAACGGGAGGTTCGAGTCCCCATTTTGCCGTCGACATCATAAATGTGAGCAACATTGCCTATGTCAGCCATGCAGGAGAGATCATACGGGAAGGCAACCCTCCCGGTGACGTCGTCGCCGTCGCCCCCGGGGCGATATGCGATACCGGATGGGATGACGGTTACGGCTGGTACATTGAGATCAATCATGGGATTTCGGATGAAGTCAAGGCACTGTATCCTGATGCCGAACGCTGGTGCAGCTACTATGCCCATCTCGACGAAAAACCAACCCAGGCCATCGGTACCAAGGTTGAAGCCGATGCATTAATCGGTCATATAGGGAATACGGGGAGATCGACCGGTCCCCATCTTCACTTCGAGGTTCGGATCTATCACAAAAACGGAAGCTATCGCAGCGGTGATGCAAGGTACGACAAGATCAATCCCTACCCTGCCGAACGGCAGGAAGAATAG
- a CDS encoding deoxyribodipyrimidine photo-lyase: MAGVYNQTIIRKKAFLQGVDGAILRIMIQNERLFLLKKGECNEKGAYVLYWMQQSQRSRYNHALEYALGEANRRSLPLLVLFVVSRDYLGAGRRHYRFLLEGIEQLEVDLADRGIGFLLKIGDPPGIVAEFAADAALVVFDTGYTRLQRSWRKAAAAGSFCAPVMEVESDLVVPVRTASGKEEYSAATIRRKITPLLFRFMQPLKRQSAKIDSTALAGRADGLDSKAAEELLRFSQPEVEPVSWIHGGSVEAHRRLDAFITSGTLERFHEERNDPSKEGLSCMSPYLHYGQISALEIALRASEHPGPGCEAFLEELIIRRELAFNFVFYNRFYDSFEALPRWAREDLEAHEGDKREVLYDDAQLEEAKTHDPYWNAAQRELTHKGKMHGYMRMYWGKKILEWSASPREAFERALRLNDRYSLDGRDPNGYTGVAWCFGKHDRPWASRPVFGKIRYMNDRGLERKFDIASYVKQVQKSCE; the protein is encoded by the coding sequence GTGGCGGGTGTTTATAATCAAACCATAATACGAAAAAAGGCCTTTCTTCAAGGCGTCGATGGGGCCATACTTAGAATCATGATACAAAATGAACGCTTATTTCTTCTAAAGAAGGGTGAATGCAACGAGAAAGGGGCCTATGTCCTCTATTGGATGCAGCAGAGTCAGCGTTCCCGCTATAACCATGCCCTTGAATATGCCCTCGGTGAGGCAAACAGACGTTCGCTGCCACTTCTTGTGCTTTTTGTCGTGAGCCGGGACTATCTTGGTGCCGGTAGGAGGCATTATCGTTTTCTCTTGGAGGGAATCGAGCAGCTTGAAGTGGATTTGGCCGATCGGGGAATCGGTTTTCTTCTTAAAATAGGGGATCCGCCGGGAATTGTTGCCGAATTCGCGGCCGATGCGGCACTCGTTGTCTTCGACACTGGCTATACGCGCCTTCAACGTAGCTGGCGAAAGGCTGCGGCGGCCGGTTCCTTTTGCGCTCCGGTGATGGAGGTCGAGAGTGATCTGGTCGTTCCTGTGCGGACTGCAAGTGGCAAAGAGGAGTATTCTGCTGCCACGATACGAAGAAAGATAACCCCTCTCCTTTTTCGCTTCATGCAGCCCCTTAAACGGCAGTCGGCAAAAATCGATTCGACTGCTCTTGCCGGAAGGGCAGATGGTCTGGATAGTAAGGCGGCCGAGGAACTCCTCAGGTTTTCCCAACCCGAGGTTGAGCCCGTCTCCTGGATTCACGGCGGCAGCGTTGAGGCGCATCGACGTTTGGACGCGTTTATCACTTCGGGTACGTTGGAACGCTTTCACGAGGAACGGAACGATCCCTCAAAAGAGGGGCTTTCCTGCATGAGTCCCTATCTTCATTACGGACAGATTTCCGCCCTGGAAATCGCCCTACGTGCCTCGGAGCATCCGGGGCCGGGATGTGAAGCATTCCTAGAAGAGCTGATTATCCGCCGGGAGCTTGCCTTTAATTTTGTCTTCTACAACCGATTCTACGATAGCTTTGAGGCCCTTCCCCGATGGGCGCGGGAGGATCTTGAGGCCCACGAAGGGGACAAGAGGGAAGTTCTCTACGACGACGCCCAGCTTGAAGAGGCGAAGACGCACGATCCCTATTGGAATGCGGCCCAACGTGAGTTGACGCATAAAGGGAAGATGCACGGCTATATGAGGATGTATTGGGGAAAGAAGATCCTTGAATGGTCAGCTTCTCCCAGGGAGGCCTTTGAGCGGGCCCTGCGTCTCAACGACCGCTATTCCCTCGATGGCCGTGATCCCAACGGCTACACCGGGGTTGCATGGTGCTTCGGAAAGCATGATCGTCCCTGGGCCTCGCGGCCGGTATTCGGAAAGATTCGGTACATGAATGATCGCGGCCTTGAGCGCAAATTCGATATTGCTTCCTATGTAAAACAGGTGCAAAAATCGTGTGAGTAG
- a CDS encoding fumarylacetoacetate hydrolase family protein, which produces MVVLPVKGRDESYQVRPSKIVALGLNYHEHVKESVFLTTRKIPLDIPSEPVLFPKTPNVLIGDGEAIVIPAYLQGYDFEEVRVDYEAELGFFVGKRCKDVPEEKAMDYILGYTCFNDVSQRNFQTEDKSGWFRGKSLDTFGPVGPVVVPASDIPDPQNLHIECRLNGKVVQSGNTSQMIFPIPTIVAFISRHFTLEEGDLIITGTPKGVGRIHHGDVVEVEIEGIGTLRNPVREEGR; this is translated from the coding sequence ATGGTCGTTTTACCCGTCAAGGGCCGGGATGAATCCTATCAGGTTCGTCCTTCGAAGATTGTAGCCCTTGGTCTCAACTATCACGAACACGTAAAAGAAAGCGTCTTTTTGACGACGAGAAAAATTCCTTTGGACATTCCCTCTGAACCGGTACTTTTCCCAAAGACTCCCAATGTTCTGATTGGTGACGGGGAGGCCATCGTCATTCCCGCATATCTTCAGGGGTACGATTTTGAGGAGGTTCGAGTCGATTACGAGGCAGAATTAGGTTTTTTTGTCGGAAAACGATGTAAGGATGTTCCCGAAGAGAAGGCAATGGACTACATCCTTGGATATACCTGTTTCAACGATGTAAGTCAGCGTAATTTTCAGACCGAGGATAAATCGGGATGGTTCCGGGGAAAAAGTTTGGATACCTTCGGTCCTGTTGGCCCCGTAGTGGTACCCGCCTCGGATATTCCTGATCCCCAAAACCTTCATATTGAATGCAGGCTCAACGGGAAAGTGGTTCAGAGCGGAAACACATCCCAGATGATCTTTCCGATCCCGACCATCGTTGCCTTCATCAGCAGGCACTTTACCCTTGAAGAAGGGGATTTGATTATAACGGGAACTCCCAAAGGGGTTGGCAGAATCCATCATGGCGATGTGGTCGAGGTTGAAATCGAAGGAATCGGTACCCTTCGAAATCCGGTACGTGAAGAGGGACGCTGA